The Chryseobacterium suipulveris genome window below encodes:
- a CDS encoding GxxExxY protein gives MTQADIDQLTYKINGALIEVHKIMGPGLLESVYQKCLEEEFRLRGIEFVSQMKVAISYKGKELFCDFFCDFLIEDCIVIEIKSVSEFSDIHRAQILNYINLMKKPKGILVNFNVKNIMHQGHETYVNDYYRRLY, from the coding sequence ATGACACAAGCAGACATTGACCAACTGACTTATAAAATTAATGGTGCACTCATAGAAGTTCACAAAATAATGGGACCTGGGCTTTTGGAAAGTGTTTATCAAAAATGTTTGGAAGAAGAATTCAGATTGAGGGGAATTGAATTTGTTTCACAAATGAAAGTTGCCATTTCCTATAAAGGAAAAGAACTATTTTGCGATTTTTTCTGTGATTTCCTAATTGAAGACTGTATCGTGATCGAAATAAAATCGGTTTCAGAATTCAGTGATATTCATCGGGCGCAAATATTAAATTATATCAATCTGATGAAAAAACCAAAAGGAATTTTGGTTAATTTCAATGTTAAAAATATTATGCATCAAGGACACGAAACTTATGTGAATGATTATTACAGAAGGTTGTATTAA
- the fahA gene encoding fumarylacetoacetase: MKSFVNYPENSDFSIHNIPFGVAVFNKEYIACCTRIGDMVIDLATLYDYGFFDDIEGLDDNVFEAYTLNEFIELGKPVTNAVRERIQELLDEESKLARDEKTIEECFYNLDQVKMMMPVHVPNYTDFYSSIEHATNVGKMFRDPANALLPNWKHLPVGYHGRASSIVVSGSEIHRPKGQMKPADAEKPIFGPSKQLDFELEMAFIVNKNTEMGESISTAEAEDAIFGMVLFNDWSARDIQSWEYVPLGPFLGKNFGSSVSPWVVTLEALNPFRVSSPTQDPEVLDYLKFEGDKNFDINLEVYLQPENGDENLICKSNYKFMYWNMAQQLAHHTVNGCNVEVGDMYASGTISGKDENSFGSMLELTWRGQNPLKLNNRTERKFIEDNDTVIMRGYAEKNGVRVGFGEVSGKILPAN; this comes from the coding sequence ATGAAATCTTTCGTGAATTATCCTGAAAATTCAGATTTTTCAATCCATAATATTCCTTTTGGTGTTGCAGTATTTAACAAAGAATATATCGCCTGCTGTACAAGAATTGGCGATATGGTGATTGATTTGGCAACACTTTACGACTATGGTTTTTTTGACGATATCGAAGGTTTGGACGACAATGTTTTCGAGGCCTATACTTTAAACGAATTCATCGAACTCGGAAAACCTGTTACGAATGCCGTTCGCGAGAGAATCCAGGAACTTTTGGATGAAGAGTCCAAACTGGCGAGAGACGAAAAAACCATTGAAGAGTGCTTCTATAACCTGGATCAGGTGAAAATGATGATGCCGGTTCACGTTCCGAACTATACCGATTTTTACAGCAGCATCGAGCATGCGACGAATGTGGGGAAAATGTTCCGCGATCCTGCAAACGCGCTGCTTCCGAACTGGAAACACCTTCCGGTGGGATATCACGGTAGAGCTTCGTCAATTGTGGTTTCGGGATCTGAAATTCATCGCCCGAAAGGTCAGATGAAACCTGCAGATGCGGAAAAACCAATTTTCGGACCTTCAAAACAACTCGACTTTGAGCTGGAAATGGCATTTATCGTCAACAAAAATACCGAGATGGGTGAAAGTATTTCAACCGCTGAAGCTGAAGACGCCATTTTCGGAATGGTTCTGTTTAATGACTGGTCTGCACGAGATATCCAGAGTTGGGAATATGTTCCGCTCGGACCGTTTCTCGGTAAAAATTTCGGAAGTTCCGTTTCACCTTGGGTGGTGACTTTGGAAGCTTTGAATCCGTTCCGGGTTTCGTCGCCGACGCAAGACCCTGAGGTTTTGGATTATCTGAAATTTGAGGGTGACAAGAATTTCGACATCAATCTCGAAGTCTATCTGCAACCAGAAAATGGCGATGAAAACCTGATCTGCAAATCCAACTACAAATTTATGTACTGGAATATGGCACAGCAATTGGCGCACCACACCGTGAATGGCTGTAATGTGGAAGTAGGCGATATGTACGCATCGGGAACGATTTCAGGTAAAGACGAAAATTCTTTTGGTTCAATGCTCGAACTGACTTGGCGCGGACAAAACCCATTGAAACTCAACAATAGGACTGAAAGAAAATTCATCGAAGACAATGACACGGTCATCATGCGCGGTTACGCTGAGAAAAACGGAGTCCGTGTAGGTTTCGGTGAGGTTTCAGGAAAAATCTTGCCTGCTAACTAG
- the hppD gene encoding 4-hydroxyphenylpyruvate dioxygenase, protein MSTLTFAEKIAQAENFLPINGTDYIEFYVGNAKQAAHYYKTAFGFQSVAYAGPETGVRDRASYVVQQGKIRLVLTSGLKSDSPICEHQKKHGDGVKILALWVDDAYSAFEETVKRGGKPYMEPKTITDEFGEVRMSGIYTYGETVHMFIERKNYTGPFMPGYEKWESDYNPSDVGLLYVDHCVGNVGWDRMLPVVKWYEDVMGFVNILSFDDKQINTEYSALMSKVMSNGNGYAKFPINEPAEGKKKSQVEEYLDFYEEEGVQHIAVATKDIIKTVTELKARGVEFLSAPPEAYYEMIPERVGEIDEDIKKLADLGILVDCDEEGYLLQIFTKPVEDRPTLFYEIIERHGAQSFGAGNFKALFEALEREQAKRGNL, encoded by the coding sequence ATGTCAACACTCACTTTCGCTGAAAAAATCGCACAGGCAGAGAATTTCCTGCCCATCAATGGAACGGACTACATCGAATTCTATGTCGGAAACGCAAAACAGGCAGCACATTACTACAAAACCGCGTTCGGTTTTCAGTCGGTTGCTTATGCAGGTCCCGAAACCGGAGTTCGCGACCGCGCTTCCTATGTTGTGCAACAAGGGAAAATCCGTTTGGTTTTAACTTCAGGTTTAAAGTCGGATTCACCGATTTGCGAGCACCAGAAAAAACATGGCGACGGTGTGAAAATCCTTGCACTTTGGGTAGATGACGCCTATTCTGCATTTGAGGAAACCGTAAAACGTGGCGGAAAACCTTACATGGAGCCAAAAACCATCACCGATGAATTTGGCGAGGTGCGCATGTCGGGAATCTATACTTACGGTGAAACCGTGCACATGTTTATCGAAAGAAAAAACTACACCGGACCTTTTATGCCCGGTTACGAAAAATGGGAAAGCGACTACAATCCATCCGATGTGGGACTTCTGTATGTTGATCACTGCGTAGGAAACGTGGGTTGGGACAGAATGCTTCCTGTGGTAAAATGGTACGAAGATGTGATGGGGTTTGTAAACATCCTGAGTTTTGACGACAAGCAAATCAACACCGAATATTCCGCTTTGATGTCGAAAGTGATGAGTAACGGAAACGGTTACGCAAAATTCCCGATCAACGAACCCGCCGAAGGAAAGAAAAAATCCCAGGTTGAGGAATACCTTGACTTCTACGAAGAAGAAGGAGTTCAACACATCGCGGTTGCAACTAAAGACATCATCAAAACCGTGACTGAACTGAAAGCAAGAGGTGTAGAATTTTTGTCGGCTCCACCTGAAGCTTACTACGAAATGATTCCTGAACGAGTGGGTGAAATCGACGAAGACATCAAAAAACTTGCAGACCTTGGAATTTTGGTGGATTGCGACGAGGAAGGTTACCTGCTCCAGATTTTCACCAAACCGGTTGAAGACCGACCTACCCTTTTCTACGAAATCATCGAGAGACACGGCGCACAAAGTTTCGGCGCTGGAAACTTCAAGGCGCTGTTTGAAGCACTGGAAAGAGAACAGGCGAAAAGAGGGAATCTTTAA